A single window of Sphingobacterium sp. ML3W DNA harbors:
- a CDS encoding ABC transporter permease, with amino-acid sequence MRLNYIKFAWRNLWKNKGYATINITGLAIGMTAVLLIGIWVQNQFQFDNFYSNKDNLYRLWNKYEDEGEIGLQNITSGKASPALIAEYPEVEHTARMYWDTDRLLSFGDKKIKSKGTEVDASFIQMFDFKFLKGNRNQALGDPKNIVLTKSLAENIFGDTDPLDKTLILDNKEPYKVTGIIADLPSNTDFNFTYLIPLSKADSYSPNWNTNTFLTYIQLKDGTDVTAFNKKLVNIIANKTSNELKGSLFLYPVSKMHLYSKFEQGIPVGGKIDQVKLVAGIGLLILLIACINFINLSTDRSQKRAKEVAVRKVVGAQRSSLITQFLMESVLLSFISGILALALTTLVLPLFNKILDKPLEFSLADPMIWACLIGFILLTGALAGLYPAFVLSSFKPIKSLKVFGNSKKFNLNFREILVIFQFGIAIVLIIATLIIRKQVEYAGKRDVGYSASQLIEIPMEGDMNDNYEVLKSELINKGIAQAVTRTGWSITNNASSASGSFSWEGSTPEQGEKIVFNISKAESDFVKTLELKLLEGRDIDYERLAADSASVLVNETAIKEMKLKNPIGSYFKWGNKTFTIVGVVNDYISGSPYSPVTPLLIYPTKQWLFNMVVRTNVSSSMEQNLKQMEQLLKKFNPAYPFEYKFVDQQFAAKFKEQQQTAQLAFIFSSLAIFISCLGLFGLASYITELRTKEIGIRKVLGASVSGITGMLSKDFIKLVLIAILIASPIAWWAMYKWLQDFPYRIDMQWSVFVLAGLAALTLAIVTISMQSIKAALSNPVKSLRDE; translated from the coding sequence ATGAGACTGAACTATATCAAATTCGCTTGGCGTAATCTTTGGAAAAACAAAGGATATGCCACTATCAATATCACAGGACTAGCCATTGGAATGACTGCAGTCTTGCTTATTGGCATTTGGGTACAAAATCAATTTCAATTTGACAATTTCTATAGCAATAAAGACAATCTCTATAGACTTTGGAACAAATATGAGGATGAAGGAGAAATCGGACTGCAGAATATCACATCGGGAAAAGCATCTCCCGCTCTAATAGCCGAATATCCCGAAGTGGAGCATACTGCTCGCATGTATTGGGACACGGATAGATTATTATCCTTTGGCGATAAAAAAATCAAATCTAAAGGAACTGAGGTTGACGCATCTTTTATCCAAATGTTTGATTTTAAATTCTTGAAAGGTAATCGAAATCAAGCTCTTGGGGATCCGAAAAATATCGTCTTGACCAAAAGCCTCGCGGAAAATATATTTGGCGATACAGATCCATTGGACAAAACCCTTATTCTAGACAATAAAGAACCTTATAAAGTAACCGGAATCATAGCGGATTTGCCTAGCAATACCGATTTTAATTTCACCTATTTAATTCCCTTGAGCAAGGCAGATAGCTATTCCCCTAATTGGAATACGAATACATTCTTAACTTACATACAACTTAAAGATGGAACAGATGTCACTGCTTTCAATAAAAAACTCGTCAATATCATAGCCAATAAAACGAGTAATGAACTGAAAGGATCGCTCTTCTTATACCCCGTATCCAAAATGCACCTGTATTCAAAATTTGAACAGGGCATCCCCGTTGGTGGTAAGATAGATCAGGTAAAACTAGTTGCTGGCATTGGGCTACTGATTCTGTTGATTGCATGTATCAATTTCATTAATCTCAGTACCGATCGGAGCCAAAAAAGAGCAAAAGAAGTAGCTGTACGTAAAGTCGTGGGTGCTCAACGCAGCAGTTTAATCACACAGTTTTTAATGGAATCGGTCTTACTTTCTTTCATTTCAGGAATTCTCGCTCTAGCTTTAACGACCTTGGTACTTCCGCTATTCAATAAGATATTGGACAAACCATTGGAATTTTCGCTAGCTGATCCTATGATTTGGGCTTGTTTAATCGGATTTATACTATTAACAGGAGCACTGGCAGGATTATACCCTGCCTTTGTCCTATCCTCTTTCAAACCCATTAAATCATTGAAAGTATTTGGAAATTCTAAAAAATTTAATCTCAATTTCCGTGAAATACTAGTTATTTTCCAATTTGGAATTGCCATTGTCTTGATTATTGCTACTCTAATTATACGTAAGCAGGTTGAATATGCAGGCAAACGCGACGTTGGTTATTCTGCCTCGCAACTTATCGAAATCCCTATGGAGGGTGATATGAACGATAATTATGAGGTCCTCAAATCTGAATTGATCAATAAGGGCATTGCGCAAGCTGTAACACGAACCGGATGGTCAATTACCAATAATGCGTCAAGCGCCAGTGGTAGTTTTTCATGGGAGGGGTCAACGCCTGAACAGGGTGAAAAAATCGTATTTAATATCTCCAAAGCAGAAAGTGATTTTGTAAAAACGCTTGAATTAAAATTATTGGAAGGCCGTGATATTGATTATGAACGATTGGCAGCTGATAGTGCATCTGTATTGGTAAATGAAACTGCCATCAAAGAAATGAAATTAAAAAATCCCATTGGAAGTTACTTTAAATGGGGGAATAAGACATTTACTATCGTAGGGGTAGTAAATGATTACATTAGTGGTTCGCCTTATAGTCCAGTAACACCTTTACTCATCTATCCAACAAAACAATGGTTGTTTAATATGGTCGTACGTACCAATGTATCGTCTTCCATGGAACAGAATTTGAAACAAATGGAACAGCTTCTCAAAAAATTCAATCCAGCCTATCCTTTCGAATACAAATTTGTCGACCAACAGTTTGCTGCCAAGTTTAAAGAGCAACAGCAAACAGCACAACTCGCATTCATATTCTCGTCTTTGGCTATTTTTATTTCATGCCTTGGGTTATTTGGTTTAGCGTCCTATATCACAGAACTGCGCACGAAAGAAATTGGTATCCGGAAAGTACTGGGAGCATCTGTATCAGGTATTACGGGTATGCTATCAAAAGATTTTATCAAGTTAGTTCTAATCGCGATTCTTATTGCCTCTCCTATCGCTTGGTGGGCCATGTACAAATGGTTACAGGATTTTCCTTACCGCATCGATATGCAATGGTCGGTATTTGTTTTAGCAGGTTTAGCTGCTTTAACCTTGGCAATTGTTACCATAAGCATGCAATCGATAAAAGCTGCGCTTTCAAATCCTGTAAAAAGTTTACGTGATGAGTAA
- a CDS encoding ABC transporter permease, producing the protein MIKLFFKTFLRNIKISPLHAAINIIGLALGFTVALVSTLWIWKQFSFDKNFKNYDSIYQVMVTGTFNNEISTDPSTPIPLAKLIESDYKNEMEEVTLTTGLENSSLKVGDKKLTANGFYTLGKFTEIFSFEATQGEISTPTRANTFIISQSLASRLFGNENAIGKIVQFNGKEQYQVKGVYTDLPNNSTFYGLDYILPISDYLQKNEGISDGWNNCYFNTYVKISNNALISSLESKLTNFFKTKLTDIKPEILLHPMAKWHLFESFKNGKNNGGQIQYVWMFALISILILALACINFINLSTARSLKKGKEIGVLKSIGVNRKQLIQGFLVESICSVGVAYIFSLLFTLLLLPWINKLTQAQLELPWNSPLFYCISLVAIILLGLLAGIYPSLFLSSFNPILALKGKLQFSKGRFQPRKVMVVVQFAISIFMMIATYLVIQQLYHVKNRPIGYNNHNLVNVTSSSTEIIKNFDVLKRNLQNESLIQEATLSSNFVNNLGLSGGGFIWEGNDPIAGSIMGISSVDENFANTVQWDFIKGRNFSKDFKTDSAGVILNEAAAKFMGLTSLTSKEITKWGNTYKILGVIQNTVSQSPFKSIIPTVYFLDFLPRNKITLRLKDGKDQSETLKAIGKMFTAIDPNLVFEYTFTDQVYAKQFVQMEMIRSLTSLFTGLAILISCLGLYALVSFLTEQREKEIGIRKVLGASELSLWRLLSTEYIWLTIIGFAIAAPLAYLFMEKWLENYVYRISINWSIFIVTGVLALLITLATVSFQAIKSALANPVDSLKNK; encoded by the coding sequence ATGATAAAGCTATTTTTCAAAACTTTCTTACGTAATATAAAAATTAGTCCATTACATGCAGCGATCAACATTATCGGTCTTGCTCTTGGTTTCACCGTTGCATTGGTAAGTACGCTTTGGATATGGAAACAGTTTTCCTTTGATAAAAACTTTAAGAACTATGATAGCATATATCAAGTCATGGTTACCGGCACTTTCAATAATGAGATATCGACCGACCCGTCAACACCGATTCCGTTGGCAAAACTGATCGAATCTGATTATAAAAATGAAATGGAGGAAGTCACCTTGACGACAGGTTTAGAAAATAGCAGTTTGAAAGTTGGTGACAAAAAACTAACTGCAAACGGGTTCTATACTTTAGGGAAGTTTACCGAAATTTTTAGTTTTGAAGCCACACAAGGAGAAATCTCTACTCCTACTCGAGCTAATACATTCATTATCTCACAATCATTGGCCTCCCGTTTATTTGGAAATGAAAATGCTATTGGAAAAATTGTACAGTTTAATGGAAAGGAGCAATACCAAGTAAAAGGTGTTTATACCGACTTACCTAATAACAGTACCTTTTACGGATTGGACTATATACTTCCAATTTCAGACTATTTACAAAAAAATGAAGGGATTTCAGATGGATGGAACAATTGCTACTTTAATACCTATGTTAAGATATCCAACAACGCGCTTATTTCTTCACTTGAATCAAAGCTAACGAATTTTTTCAAAACGAAACTTACGGATATCAAACCAGAAATACTCCTGCATCCCATGGCAAAATGGCATCTATTTGAGTCTTTTAAAAATGGTAAAAATAATGGTGGACAGATTCAATATGTTTGGATGTTTGCCCTTATCAGTATCTTGATCCTCGCATTGGCCTGTATCAACTTTATCAATCTCAGTACGGCTAGAAGTCTAAAAAAAGGTAAAGAAATTGGCGTCCTTAAATCCATAGGGGTCAATAGAAAACAGCTCATTCAAGGTTTTTTGGTGGAATCGATATGTTCGGTAGGTGTTGCCTATATCTTCTCTTTATTATTCACCCTTTTGCTTTTACCTTGGATAAATAAACTTACACAAGCTCAACTTGAACTTCCTTGGAATTCTCCGCTATTTTATTGTATATCTTTAGTAGCGATTATACTGCTTGGATTATTAGCAGGCATTTATCCTTCATTGTTTCTTTCCTCTTTCAATCCGATTCTTGCACTTAAGGGAAAACTGCAGTTCAGCAAAGGAAGGTTTCAACCGCGCAAAGTCATGGTGGTGGTTCAGTTTGCTATTTCTATCTTTATGATGATTGCTACCTACCTGGTCATACAGCAATTATACCATGTCAAAAATCGACCGATCGGTTATAACAATCATAATTTAGTTAATGTAACAAGCAGCAGTACAGAAATCATCAAAAATTTTGACGTCCTTAAGCGGAACCTACAAAATGAAAGTCTCATTCAAGAAGCCACACTTTCTTCCAACTTTGTCAATAACCTTGGACTATCGGGTGGCGGATTTATTTGGGAAGGTAACGACCCTATAGCGGGTTCAATAATGGGTATCTCTTCTGTAGATGAAAATTTTGCAAATACGGTACAATGGGATTTTATAAAAGGTAGAAACTTCTCCAAAGATTTCAAGACTGACTCCGCTGGTGTTATTCTGAATGAAGCTGCCGCAAAATTTATGGGATTGACTTCATTGACGAGCAAAGAAATAACGAAATGGGGAAATACCTATAAAATCTTGGGTGTTATCCAAAATACCGTTTCACAATCTCCTTTCAAATCTATAATACCAACCGTTTATTTCTTAGACTTCCTGCCTAGAAATAAGATTACTCTTCGCTTAAAAGATGGGAAGGATCAAAGTGAAACGCTCAAGGCTATCGGAAAGATGTTCACTGCCATAGATCCTAATCTTGTATTTGAATATACTTTTACGGATCAAGTCTACGCTAAACAGTTCGTGCAGATGGAGATGATTCGAAGTCTGACCAGCCTGTTTACCGGCCTAGCAATTTTAATCTCTTGTCTTGGACTATATGCGCTTGTTTCTTTCTTAACCGAACAACGCGAGAAAGAAATTGGTATCCGTAAAGTACTTGGGGCTTCCGAACTGAGTTTGTGGCGATTGCTTTCTACTGAATATATTTGGCTGACAATAATTGGTTTTGCTATAGCCGCACCATTAGCATACCTATTTATGGAGAAATGGTTAGAAAATTATGTTTATCGTATTTCTATAAACTGGTCTATTTTTATTGTGACAGGTGTCCTCGCTTTATTGATAACACTTGCGACCGTAAGTTTTCAGGCCATTAAATCAGCATTGGCAAATCCAGTTGACTCTTTAAAGAATAAATAA
- a CDS encoding ABC transporter permease, whose protein sequence is MIKNYIKIAWRSIFSNKFYTAINILGLSAGLVVGIFLMLWIQDELSFDRFHKNERVIYKIGIEGGTGISKKIFENIIAPVGTVAKKEIPEVKDAVRIFKIGDAPIKYKEKRFIEKSFAFVDPSYFSVFSFPLIQGNKQLPFPDNNSIIITASTARRYFGDENAIGKTVTIGVDELCVVSGVIADYPENSSMQFQVLLPISRFNEQAYIKKKTTYDNKTYLSSMDMDWSSFSFETYLMLTPHANLTALTQKLQQIHERNKPEDTPVPYVAQPLSQVHLYHMDGSDGGIGTVHIFIGVALMILVIASINYINLSTARSLYRAKEVGIRKIIGAGRKELFFQFILETTMLFLFAVAIALTVVFIFLPLFNSFSGKQLSLHINQINLWCYILILLVGTLLLVSIYPAFLLSTFDPIQVLKGNLGIKKSSFRKVLVILQFTVSIVLITMTLVIGRQLEFIRSKNLGYEKSHIFSVPMGPKMGQHFDAIKNELLKNEGISDVIRLGRDMVYGGDATGDNDWEGKPAKSNLWFNITHSDQHTLDFFKIKLLEGRNFTGSLADSTHFIINETAVREMGLKNPIGTRLRIRTVPGTIIGVVKDFNYASVRQKIEPIVFKFNPKDAWQLYIKTNENKTVAAIHVMEQVWKQYYNDMPFTYNFLDESYQKLYTTDQKQGTIFNFFAIITILISCLGLLGLCTYTAKVKTKEIGIRKVLGATVFNIIQMLNKEFFILVIIANIIAIPIALYFATNWLQEFAFRTTLPISVFFLSGILTLLITLLTVSFQSIKAAIVNPVNSLRDE, encoded by the coding sequence ATGATAAAGAATTATATCAAAATCGCCTGGCGAAGTATTTTTTCTAATAAATTCTATACTGCCATTAATATTTTAGGATTGTCGGCGGGACTAGTCGTAGGCATATTTCTCATGCTTTGGATACAGGATGAATTATCCTTCGACCGATTCCATAAGAATGAGCGGGTTATTTACAAAATAGGCATTGAAGGAGGCACTGGAATATCTAAAAAAATCTTTGAGAATATTATTGCCCCTGTCGGAACTGTTGCAAAAAAAGAGATTCCGGAAGTTAAAGATGCCGTACGTATATTCAAAATTGGTGATGCTCCTATCAAGTATAAAGAAAAAAGATTTATCGAAAAAAGTTTCGCTTTTGTAGATCCTAGCTACTTTTCTGTTTTTAGTTTCCCTTTAATTCAAGGCAACAAGCAGTTACCATTTCCTGACAACAATTCGATCATCATCACAGCAAGTACCGCTCGTCGTTATTTTGGTGATGAAAACGCAATTGGTAAGACTGTCACGATTGGAGTAGATGAGCTATGTGTGGTGTCTGGTGTTATAGCAGATTACCCCGAAAACTCGAGTATGCAATTTCAGGTCCTTCTTCCCATTTCGAGATTCAATGAGCAAGCATATATAAAAAAGAAAACCACCTACGACAATAAGACCTATTTGTCATCAATGGATATGGATTGGTCTAGTTTTTCATTTGAGACTTATCTGATGTTAACACCGCATGCGAACTTAACTGCTTTAACCCAAAAATTACAGCAGATACATGAACGCAATAAGCCAGAGGATACACCTGTACCCTATGTGGCCCAACCTTTGTCTCAAGTACACTTGTACCACATGGATGGCAGCGATGGTGGAATCGGTACGGTACATATTTTTATAGGCGTTGCCCTGATGATTCTGGTGATAGCAAGTATTAATTACATCAATCTGTCGACCGCGCGCTCCTTATATCGTGCAAAAGAGGTTGGTATTCGCAAAATTATAGGTGCAGGAAGAAAAGAACTTTTTTTTCAATTCATCTTAGAGACTACGATGTTATTCCTTTTTGCTGTGGCAATAGCACTAACCGTTGTTTTCATTTTCCTCCCGCTTTTCAATAGCTTCTCTGGTAAACAGCTATCTCTTCATATAAATCAGATTAATTTATGGTGCTATATCTTGATCTTACTTGTTGGTACATTGCTGCTTGTAAGTATCTATCCTGCATTTTTACTTTCAACTTTTGACCCTATCCAGGTATTAAAAGGTAATCTTGGTATAAAGAAATCAAGTTTTCGCAAGGTATTGGTCATCTTGCAGTTTACTGTTTCTATTGTTCTAATAACAATGACTCTTGTAATCGGTCGGCAATTAGAGTTTATACGCAGCAAAAATCTCGGTTACGAAAAGAGTCATATCTTTTCGGTTCCTATGGGTCCAAAAATGGGGCAACATTTTGATGCTATCAAAAATGAATTGCTAAAAAACGAAGGGATAAGTGATGTCATCCGACTTGGCCGAGATATGGTTTATGGTGGTGATGCTACAGGAGATAACGATTGGGAGGGAAAACCTGCAAAGTCAAATCTTTGGTTTAATATTACACATTCAGATCAACATACGCTCGATTTCTTTAAGATAAAACTATTAGAAGGACGAAATTTCACCGGTTCATTGGCGGACTCTACTCATTTCATCATTAATGAAACGGCTGTCAGAGAAATGGGATTAAAAAATCCTATTGGCACACGTTTGAGAATCAGAACTGTACCGGGAACCATTATTGGTGTTGTAAAGGATTTTAATTATGCTAGTGTACGTCAGAAGATCGAACCTATCGTCTTCAAGTTTAATCCAAAAGATGCTTGGCAGCTTTATATAAAAACAAATGAAAATAAAACTGTTGCTGCTATACATGTCATGGAACAAGTTTGGAAGCAATATTATAATGATATGCCTTTCACTTACAATTTCCTAGATGAAAGCTATCAAAAATTGTATACTACTGACCAAAAACAAGGCACAATCTTTAATTTCTTTGCAATAATAACAATATTAATATCCTGTTTAGGACTTTTAGGTTTATGTACGTATACGGCAAAAGTGAAAACCAAGGAAATTGGAATTAGAAAGGTGCTCGGCGCAACAGTATTCAATATTATTCAAATGCTCAATAAGGAATTTTTCATCTTGGTTATTATAGCAAATATAATTGCCATACCTATTGCTTTATATTTTGCTACAAACTGGCTTCAGGAGTTTGCTTTTAGAACTACCCTACCGATATCAGTGTTTTTTCTCTCGGGTATTTTGACTCTTTTAATCACATTACTTACCGTGAGCTTTCAATCTATCAAAGCAGCAATCGTTAACCCTGTAAACAGTTTAAGAGACGAATGA
- a CDS encoding ABC transporter permease translates to MIFKYIKTGWRNLKKSKFYTAINILGLSISIAAAILILFWVQDEISYDRFHQDYKRIYNVHHIWKDGDKEQISNSTPGPVGFYAKDVPAIETSVRIATEDYGIISLKEQKDVYTGLAIAYADSSFFKFFSFPILQSSKPNLLTNIDEVTISETLRQKLFNGQDALGKTLLLGKIPFLVTGIFADMPQHSSIKYDAIFPMGYLAKSFTENGGNGAWKTIDEDLGNYYFSTYLKLNPAADPEQAIAHINNAYIKARKGDTKTTFQLGSLTDQHLIAPDGNKSALRMVQIFGIVALLLLFIGAINYVNLSTARAMDRAKEVSIRKIVGASRKQLFFQFMAETFLTFIIATFVAALWVGLSFSAYNSISGKSMVFNLYNPALWILIGSALLLTVLLSSIYPSIQLSSFKPIAALKGKSSKPNNSIFRKALVVFQYVTSIILIICTLVIQKQMKFIREFNLGYDTSYIFTVKLNEGAFENKSTVAAKLAEDPSIVSYSINGFYDPMSYGNSTSDIDWPNRPKDYSLIVGRATIDKNFIPLMGMKFVEGGNIKGVPADSSSYIINETMAKQMGLKQPYVGAQMSLHDVPGTVVGVVKDFNFNNLKKPIGPMVFWTHSFAGTLYIKTTALNAQKAIEKVKTIYNSYPSEQPFEYTFLDSKFDQMYKSDLRTGLLFNIFASIAIFVSSLGLLALAANSAQTKVKEIGIRKVLGATIPQIVQLLGKEFVGLLVISILISGPLSWYFSNEWLTNFSFRTDLNIGLFLIGGSIALLLAGLTIGYQAIRAAKVNVIDSLRDE, encoded by the coding sequence ATGATTTTTAAATATATCAAAACTGGATGGCGTAATCTTAAAAAAAGTAAGTTTTACACAGCCATCAATATTTTAGGACTTTCCATCAGTATTGCGGCTGCCATCTTGATCTTATTTTGGGTACAGGATGAAATTAGTTATGACCGGTTTCACCAAGATTACAAACGTATCTACAATGTTCATCACATTTGGAAAGACGGAGATAAGGAACAAATTTCCAATAGTACACCTGGCCCTGTTGGCTTTTATGCAAAAGACGTCCCTGCCATTGAAACATCTGTCAGGATAGCGACTGAAGATTATGGAATCATAAGTTTAAAGGAGCAAAAAGACGTCTATACGGGACTTGCGATAGCCTATGCTGATAGTTCGTTCTTTAAGTTCTTTTCATTCCCTATTCTACAATCCAGTAAGCCTAATTTATTGACAAACATAGACGAGGTCACCATTAGCGAAACGCTGCGTCAAAAACTTTTCAATGGACAAGATGCCTTAGGCAAAACGCTCCTATTAGGTAAAATACCATTTTTAGTGACAGGGATCTTTGCGGATATGCCTCAACACTCATCAATCAAATATGATGCTATATTTCCCATGGGATATCTTGCTAAATCATTTACTGAAAATGGTGGCAATGGGGCATGGAAAACGATTGATGAAGATTTGGGTAATTATTACTTTAGTACCTATTTAAAATTAAATCCAGCAGCTGATCCGGAACAAGCAATTGCACACATTAATAACGCATATATCAAAGCACGGAAAGGAGATACAAAGACTACCTTCCAACTTGGATCACTTACTGATCAGCATTTGATCGCTCCAGACGGTAATAAATCGGCATTGCGCATGGTGCAGATTTTTGGAATAGTGGCCTTGCTATTATTGTTTATTGGTGCTATCAACTATGTCAACCTTTCTACTGCCAGAGCTATGGATAGGGCGAAGGAAGTCAGTATCCGAAAAATTGTAGGAGCCAGTCGAAAGCAGTTGTTCTTTCAATTTATGGCCGAAACCTTCTTAACCTTTATTATAGCGACTTTTGTCGCCGCTCTCTGGGTTGGATTATCCTTCTCTGCGTACAACAGCATCTCTGGGAAATCAATGGTTTTTAACCTGTATAATCCTGCACTTTGGATTTTAATTGGGTCTGCATTATTGTTGACAGTATTACTGTCTAGCATCTACCCATCCATTCAACTATCCTCGTTTAAACCAATAGCAGCATTAAAAGGTAAATCATCGAAGCCTAATAATAGTATTTTTCGAAAAGCTTTGGTCGTATTTCAATATGTAACTTCGATTATTTTGATCATCTGTACTTTAGTCATTCAAAAACAGATGAAATTTATCCGTGAATTTAACCTAGGGTACGACACTTCGTATATTTTTACTGTAAAGCTGAATGAAGGGGCCTTTGAAAATAAATCCACTGTAGCTGCTAAACTTGCCGAAGATCCTAGCATTGTTTCTTATTCCATCAATGGTTTTTACGACCCCATGAGTTATGGCAATTCTACCAGCGATATCGATTGGCCAAACCGTCCAAAAGATTATTCGCTCATTGTTGGTAGAGCTACTATAGACAAAAATTTCATTCCATTAATGGGTATGAAATTTGTTGAGGGTGGTAATATCAAAGGTGTGCCTGCTGACTCTTCAAGTTATATTATCAACGAAACCATGGCCAAACAGATGGGGTTGAAACAACCTTATGTGGGAGCTCAAATGTCGTTGCATGACGTACCTGGGACAGTCGTTGGAGTAGTGAAGGACTTCAACTTCAATAATTTGAAAAAACCGATTGGTCCGATGGTCTTTTGGACACATAGTTTCGCAGGTACATTGTATATCAAAACCACAGCTTTAAATGCACAAAAAGCGATTGAAAAAGTAAAAACGATTTACAATAGTTATCCTTCGGAACAACCTTTTGAATATACTTTTTTGGATAGTAAGTTTGATCAGATGTACAAGTCGGATTTACGTACCGGACTGCTTTTCAACATCTTTGCTTCGATTGCAATTTTTGTTTCTTCACTGGGACTCTTAGCTTTAGCGGCCAATTCAGCCCAGACAAAAGTGAAAGAAATCGGAATCCGCAAAGTTTTAGGTGCAACCATACCACAAATCGTTCAATTACTGGGAAAAGAATTTGTTGGTTTATTGGTCATTTCTATTTTAATTTCAGGCCCCTTATCTTGGTACTTTTCAAATGAATGGTTGACCAATTTTAGTTTTAGAACGGACTTGAATATCGGGTTGTTCTTAATCGGTGGAAGCATCGCACTACTGCTAGCAGGATTGACCATTGGTTATCAAGCTATACGAGCAGCGAAGGTAAATGTCATCGATAGTTTAAGGGATGAGTAA